The Cyanobacteriota bacterium genome window below encodes:
- a CDS encoding ABC transporter permease: MVPTSTGARTFWQRLVYLRDLLQSLVDRDMKLLYKRSTLGVAWTLISPLLQLLVFIFIFGVIIKVDIPQYASYVFCGLLVWNWFNSSLFQATGVIINSRPLVRQPGFPVAMLPIAVTATGLVHLLLSLPVLMLFLLLDGVRLTPWLLCLPIIQLVQFALTISIAYVLAGLNVAFRDTQHTLGVVLQLLFYLTPIFYDLKSIPGKYWFFYGLNPMVHIVTWYRQILLWGVAPDWLAMAIVAVITLLLLPLGYAVFQRQSARFVEEL, from the coding sequence ATGGTTCCAACATCAACGGGTGCGCGTACTTTCTGGCAACGACTGGTCTACTTGCGGGACTTGCTACAATCGCTCGTTGATCGCGATATGAAGTTGCTGTACAAACGCTCCACCCTTGGAGTTGCTTGGACCCTGATCAGTCCTCTGCTACAGCTCTTAGTCTTCATCTTCATTTTTGGGGTGATCATTAAAGTTGATATTCCCCAATATGCCTCCTATGTGTTTTGTGGTTTGCTGGTGTGGAACTGGTTCAACAGCTCCTTGTTTCAAGCCACTGGGGTGATTATCAACAGCCGCCCCTTGGTGAGACAACCGGGTTTTCCTGTTGCGATGTTACCGATCGCCGTCACTGCCACCGGTCTGGTTCACTTGCTGCTCTCTCTGCCAGTTCTCATGCTGTTTCTGTTGCTAGACGGGGTGCGGTTGACCCCTTGGCTACTCTGTCTGCCGATCATTCAACTGGTGCAATTTGCCCTCACCATTAGCATTGCCTACGTGCTAGCAGGGCTAAACGTTGCCTTCCGCGATACCCAACATACCCTAGGTGTAGTGTTACAACTGCTGTTCTACCTCACCCCCATCTTCTATGACCTCAAGAGCATTCCTGGTAAGTACTGGTTCTTCTATGGGTTAAACCCGATGGTTCATATTGTCACCTGGTATCGTCAAATTCTCCTTTGGGGGGTGGCACCCGACTGGCTAGCAATGGCGATCGTCGCAGTAATCACGCTATTGCTCTTGCCTCTTGGCTATGCCGTCTTTCAGCGCCAGAGTGCCCGATTTGTGGAGGAATTGTGA
- a CDS encoding ABC transporter ATP-binding protein — MTEAIIVHNLGKRYARYAADRPRTIMEAALSGFRGLGKAEQFWALRHVSFTVQFGEMLGILGHNGAGKSTLLQLIGGVGRADEGWVRVNGRIGALLDLGAGFSPDLTGRENVFVLGIAAGLTRRQVARQLQTIVEFAELEAFIDNPLRTYSSGMQMRLAFAISVHTDPQVLLVDEFLSVGDLAFQSKCLRRIADLKAAGCAIVLISHSPDQVKELCDRALWLKHGEVVAYGEPATVTRQYTMEMRVQTQQRTPNRPPQLTSNGVELKVSENRFGSLEAEIVNVQFQPANILNSGDPLIIEIQYLAHQAIHNPIFGVNLTTLKGEMCFTTNTSVQGVNISVIEGFGSIQLHLDRLDLGSGDYFVEPGIYQSNWEYAYDFHWHVYTISVNAPTSEQTLLLPPLKWIINPSQLPSATTIKHSSVAQT; from the coding sequence ATGACAGAGGCAATCATTGTCCACAACTTGGGCAAACGCTATGCTCGCTATGCTGCCGATCGTCCCCGCACCATTATGGAAGCAGCCCTGTCTGGGTTTCGGGGTTTGGGTAAAGCAGAGCAGTTTTGGGCCTTGCGTCATGTCAGCTTCACGGTGCAGTTTGGCGAGATGCTGGGCATCCTAGGGCACAACGGGGCAGGTAAATCTACCCTGTTGCAGTTGATCGGCGGTGTGGGACGAGCCGATGAAGGCTGGGTGCGGGTAAACGGGCGAATTGGGGCACTGTTGGACTTGGGTGCAGGGTTCTCTCCCGATCTAACGGGACGAGAAAATGTGTTTGTCCTAGGCATTGCGGCTGGCCTGACTCGACGACAAGTGGCACGACAATTGCAGACGATCGTCGAGTTTGCAGAACTAGAGGCATTTATCGATAATCCCCTCCGCACCTACAGCAGTGGGATGCAAATGCGCCTCGCCTTTGCTATCTCCGTGCACACCGATCCCCAGGTGTTACTAGTGGATGAGTTCCTCTCCGTTGGTGACCTAGCATTCCAGAGCAAATGTTTGCGCCGGATTGCAGACCTAAAGGCAGCAGGCTGTGCCATTGTGTTGATTTCCCATAGCCCCGACCAAGTGAAAGAGTTGTGCGATCGTGCCCTGTGGTTAAAGCATGGGGAGGTAGTTGCCTATGGCGAACCAGCAACAGTGACCAGGCAGTATACGATGGAAATGCGAGTGCAAACTCAGCAGCGGACTCCAAACCGTCCTCCCCAGTTGACATCCAATGGTGTTGAACTGAAGGTAAGCGAAAATCGGTTTGGGTCGTTAGAGGCTGAAATCGTCAATGTTCAATTCCAACCAGCAAATATCTTGAACTCAGGGGATCCCTTGATTATTGAAATTCAATATCTTGCTCATCAGGCTATCCACAATCCAATTTTTGGGGTGAATCTGACCACTCTCAAGGGAGAAATGTGTTTTACCACCAATACCTCTGTGCAAGGAGTTAATATCTCTGTGATTGAAGGCTTTGGCTCAATTCAACTGCACCTCGATCGACTTGACCTAGGCAGTGGTGACTATTTTGTAGAACCAGGGATTTATCAATCCAATTGGGAATATGCCTATGATTTTCACTGGCATGTTTATACCATCAGCGTTAATGCTCCAACCTCAGAACAAACCCTCCTGCTTCCACCCCTGAAATGGATAATCAACCCATCCCAGTTGCCGTCAGCAACCACTATTAAGCATTCATCGGTTGCTCAAACTTAA
- a CDS encoding class I SAM-dependent methyltransferase encodes MLDFQKYRQAFLEASQSITNEQWNDFANNPFFLWAPELSDIHVQNCTVFCSRERMLYALPKHAIVAEIGTQYGKFAEKIMLATHPQKLHIIDIDLSLLQASLDERTAIKTGLKNHSVELHQGDSSTVIATFPDQYFDWIYIDGDHSYEGVKKDIDKSHPKLKENGLLVFNDYTHWSPYEMIPYGIPRAVNEFCITHHWEIVFLALDSFLTYQDVAIRKIKPA; translated from the coding sequence ATGTTGGATTTTCAGAAATATCGTCAGGCTTTTCTAGAGGCATCACAATCCATAACCAATGAACAATGGAATGACTTTGCCAATAACCCCTTTTTTCTGTGGGCACCTGAACTAAGTGATATTCATGTGCAGAACTGTACTGTATTTTGCAGTCGAGAGCGGATGCTCTATGCACTTCCCAAACATGCGATCGTAGCTGAAATTGGGACACAATATGGCAAGTTTGCAGAGAAAATTATGCTGGCTACCCATCCCCAGAAGTTACATATTATTGATATAGACTTATCTCTGCTGCAAGCAAGTCTTGACGAGAGGACAGCCATCAAAACAGGCTTGAAGAATCACTCTGTAGAGTTGCATCAAGGAGACTCTTCAACGGTTATTGCAACATTTCCTGATCAATATTTTGATTGGATATACATTGATGGTGACCATTCCTACGAGGGTGTTAAGAAGGATATTGATAAATCTCATCCAAAATTAAAGGAAAATGGCCTGCTAGTTTTCAATGACTATACCCACTGGTCTCCCTACGAAATGATTCCCTACGGCATCCCCCGTGCTGTCAATGAGTTTTGTATCACCCACCACTGGGAAATTGTGTTTTTGGCACTAGATAGCTTTCTGACTTATCAGGATGTCGCAATTAGGAAAATAAAACCAGCCTAG